The genomic region ATTCCGAACGCTTCCATAAGATCTATGTGGTATCGTGTATATTTACGGGTGTAGTTAGGACGTTCTTTTTCCCACTTATCCGAGTCTTCCATGTAGTATCTTATAACTTTTTTAACTTCTTCATCGGCAAGCTTTATTCCCCTCACAACCATAACGGGAAGATCAAAATTCTTCCCGTTAAAGCTCACAAATATCGGGTTTCTATTTATAACTTTTCCCACCTTATTCCAGAATGTTCTAACAATTTTCTCTTCCCGTCCGGCGTGGGATTCAAAGGCGAAAAGTTTTTTCTGATTAAACGCCATGAAGGAAAAGCAGATCGGAATGTGAAAAACCGGGTTGACGAATTCCCCGTTCTCTGCTCTTTCCTTATCCCTGTCACTCCCCGCCAGTTCCAGCAAACGGCAATCTTTAACGGTTTCAATATCAAACACAAAATAAATCACACCGCTCCTCCCCGCACCTACCACATGTCTTTTATCTCTTCCTCTATGTCCCCTTTTTTAACCTCATGGCTAATTTTATCACTTTTTTTTAACGTTTCTTTTATTCTCATTTTTATCGCTTTTTTATCAAAGTCTTTAAATATTTTTTCTTTTATTTCTTCCGGTGGATGGTTTGCAATGAATTCTTCTACAAGCGTTTCTATGAAAAGCGAACGAAAGTTGGGAGGAACACACTTTGTTAATTTATAAAGTAAATCCTCTTCAATAGTTACTATTATTCTTGCTTTCATCTTTCCTCCTTTTTGAGCAGTTTGGGCACAAAAAGGTGTAGTCTTCACCACTATATGTAATCTTCCAGTTTCGGGGACACAGATTCAGGGGATGAAATGAAAGGGTGCGGGCGGCACCCGTTTCTATTGCTTTTTTCTTCCCGCAATTATCGCAGATAATTGCTATCTCTATCATTCTTTTTCTCCTGTTATTAATCCGAATTTGTAGTATCCTCTTGCCTGTGAAAATTCGGGTTCTTCGGGGATGATTGCATCGGGTCTTCCTATATGTTCTCCTGTTATGAATCTTGCTCCGCCTCCCGCTATTACTATCGTTTCCACGCTGTTTATGAAGTCTCCCACTTCTGTTTTCAGTCTTCCCGTTAACATTTCTGCGTACGCGGTTATGGCTCTCTGTCTCTGTTTTGTGAAGTCTATCTTTTCGGCAAAGACTCTTCCCTGTCCTTTTATGAATATTTCGTTCAGTTTCGTGAGGGGCAGGTCTTTTATGTATCCGTCTTCCATCTGGTTTCTGAATTCATATACGGCTCTGTTGATGCCAAAGTTTTCTATGGTGTTGGATTTTCTTTTTCTGTATCCGACGGCTTTTGTCCGGTCTCTGACGAGCATGATGTAGTCAAGGGTGTTGTAGCCGATGTCTATTATGAGAATGTCTTCGGTCCCTTCTACTTTTTCTTTTGTGTCAAAAAAGATTCCCATGCCCTGGGGAATGACTTTTCCTGCCGCTCCTGTTTCTTTTATGATTTCTTCCACTCCAGCGGCATGTTCTTTGTGCCTTGGCGGCAGCCCTGTTATTATGAAAAGTCTTTCGGATTCCTCTAAGAATTTCTTCTGAATAAACTTGAGGAAGAGCGGCAGGTATTTGATGTATTCTTTGATGTCTGATATTTCTATGAGGTTTCGTTCGTATTTTGCGTCCTGTCCTATTACGTAGTTTTCTCCGAAAAGGGAAATTGTTTCTACTTCTTCGTCTGCTGATGGGGTGTGTTTTGCTACCCATGTCGGGAATGATAGCTTTTCTTTTTCTGTTATGATTTTTGTTCTTCCAAAGCCTACGTCCAGTCCTATTATCATTGCTCACCTCCTGGGACAGAATTGAATATATAGTTTATATCGTTAGTATAGTGCGTATAGTCTATATTGTCAATATCGGTAGTGTGGTATGTAATGGTGATATGTGATATACAGTTAGTGAACTACTCCGCCCTTACGGACGGAGCTTCTGAGGGAGTTTGACTGATTTCTCCAGCCCTTATCCCTCGCGGCAGGTTCACGCTGCCCTCTACTCCTATCCCTGCAAAAAGCAGGGATTCGGAGATACCTTTATTCATCCTGTATATTCTTATCCTTACTACCTGTTTGAGTCCCGTTACAAGGTCAAACCAGCTCTTCTTGAACTTCCTTAAGATGTTTCTCGCTCCGTTAACGTCTGCGTTGATGAGTCCTTTTATGGCTGATAGAAAAAGTCCTCTTTTTATCCTTCTTCCGTTACCCTTGTTCGTTCTTGCAGCTCCTGTATTTTCGCCGCAGGAGTCGGTAACGGAAGTGTAGCTCTCATCTATCAGCTTAACTTCTATTCCTGCCTCTTT from Desulfurobacterium sp. TC5-1 harbors:
- a CDS encoding ribonuclease H-like domain-containing protein translates to MIYFVFDIETVKDCRLLELAGSDRDKERAENGEFVNPVFHIPICFSFMAFNQKKLFAFESHAGREEKIVRTFWNKVGKVINRNPIFVSFNGKNFDLPVMVVRGIKLADEEVKKVIRYYMEDSDKWEKERPNYTRKYTRYHIDLMEAFGIKTSLKALCTLFEIPVKTEAHGSEVEELYKDGELKKIATYCAEDVLATARLLEVFLDTKDDQNFSFLKEILEAKLVVEE
- a CDS encoding ParM/StbA family protein; translated protein: MIIGLDVGFGRTKIITEKEKLSFPTWVAKHTPSADEEVETISLFGENYVIGQDAKYERNLIEISDIKEYIKYLPLFLKFIQKKFLEESERLFIITGLPPRHKEHAAGVEEIIKETGAAGKVIPQGMGIFFDTKEKVEGTEDILIIDIGYNTLDYIMLVRDRTKAVGYRKRKSNTIENFGINRAVYEFRNQMEDGYIKDLPLTKLNEIFIKGQGRVFAEKIDFTKQRQRAITAYAEMLTGRLKTEVGDFINSVETIVIAGGGARFITGEHIGRPDAIIPEEPEFSQARGYYKFGLITGEKE